A window of the Lagenorhynchus albirostris chromosome 1, mLagAlb1.1, whole genome shotgun sequence genome harbors these coding sequences:
- the LOC132524733 gene encoding homeobox protein cut-like 1, producing MPSGDVRDDRGKSRPQPRRALWQAGQPPRAPRLGVGGPAPGVGGAGATSGPDVSPQPHPGGAGYRRRRRQRRAAHAEGAGIPERASAGWSGHAPTPGEEAWPRTRADAIGPQAPPPRRSATGLGHHHRG from the exons ATGCCGAGTGGCGACGTTAGGGACGACCGCGGCAAGTCGCGGCCGCAGCCTCGCCGCGCATTGTGGCAGGCGGGACAGCCGCCGCGCGCGCCGCGGCTCGGTGTGGGCGGCCCGGCcccgggggtgggcggggccggggccacATCTGGACCCGACGTCAGCCCCCAGCCACATCCTGGCGGCGCAGGTtacaggcggcggcggcggcagcggagAGCTGCGCACGCGGAGGGGGCGGGGATCCCGGAGCGCGCATCGGCGGGGTGGAGCGGTCACGCGCCCACGCCTGGGGAGGAGGCGTGGCCGAGGACAAGGGCGGACGCCATTGGCCCTCAG gccccgcccccccgccgTTCTGCTACAGGCCTAGGCCATCACCATAGAGGGTAG